From Sulfuracidifex tepidarius, one genomic window encodes:
- a CDS encoding carbon-nitrogen hydrolase family protein — MLIALLHLKLKELSRKHNVEKAKKLMKMARDRNVKLVVLPSLFPVGNTFEIYSNEKKLRSMVKNLAEKIPGNNTDILINLAMEGEMHVIAGPLLEQAGPKIFLTSLVLSPQGEIIGKYRKVIISDKDIKLGISGGKEPVYTLLDKKYGIISEDDLYSPEISRILSLFGTQAVIGTMKALSNNQEVLKHLAIVRTVENNIPYLIAGEVIEDEEGEIKGSSPTFITTPDNMIYKEAEDSDTILTVESEVLMNGKGKRVNMAMLDSVIGGLCKNYKKLRMENNKKSNSEEEE, encoded by the coding sequence ATGTTAATAGCACTTCTGCATTTAAAATTGAAGGAGCTGTCAAGGAAACACAACGTTGAGAAAGCTAAGAAGTTAATGAAGATGGCTAGGGACAGAAACGTGAAACTTGTTGTTCTACCTTCTCTGTTCCCGGTTGGAAACACGTTCGAGATTTACAGCAATGAGAAAAAGCTGAGAAGTATGGTGAAGAACTTAGCTGAGAAGATCCCTGGTAACAATACAGACATCCTGATAAACTTAGCTATGGAAGGGGAAATGCACGTCATAGCAGGACCGTTACTAGAACAAGCAGGTCCAAAGATATTTCTCACCAGCTTGGTTCTTTCGCCTCAGGGAGAGATCATAGGTAAGTACAGGAAGGTGATAATCTCGGACAAGGACATAAAGCTCGGGATATCGGGGGGGAAAGAGCCCGTCTACACTCTCCTGGACAAGAAATACGGGATAATATCGGAGGACGACCTTTACTCTCCAGAGATAAGCAGGATATTATCACTTTTCGGAACTCAGGCCGTGATAGGAACAATGAAGGCTTTGTCAAACAACCAGGAAGTTCTGAAGCATTTAGCCATAGTGAGAACCGTGGAGAACAATATTCCTTATTTAATCGCGGGGGAGGTCATAGAGGACGAGGAAGGTGAAATAAAAGGGTCTTCTCCTACTTTCATAACAACTCCAGACAACATGATATATAAAGAAGCTGAGGACTCTGACACTATCCTTACCGTAGAGTCTGAGGTTTTGATGAACGGAAAAGGAAAGAGAGTTAACATGGCGATGCTCGACTCAGTCATAGGAGGACTTTGTAAGAACTACAAGAAATTGAGGATGGAAAACAATAAGAAAAGCAATAGCGAGGAAGAAGAATAG
- a CDS encoding 30S ribosomal protein S25e, with the protein MGGVSKKPLSNVEKKMKKEAAAKEEKKVEKKSSKTGKEVMSKTIVLDNETKRKVTDELKREKIVTPYSLASKTEMTISVAKKMLEEMERQGIVKLVSKNRRVALYVAS; encoded by the coding sequence ATGGGTGGAGTTTCAAAGAAGCCATTGAGTAACGTAGAAAAGAAGATGAAGAAGGAGGCTGCGGCAAAGGAAGAAAAGAAGGTGGAGAAAAAGAGCAGTAAGACAGGAAAAGAGGTAATGAGCAAGACTATAGTTTTAGATAACGAAACCAAGAGGAAAGTTACAGACGAGTTGAAGAGAGAAAAAATAGTCACTCCATACTCTCTAGCTTCAAAGACTGAGATGACCATAAGCGTAGCCAAGAAAATGTTAGAGGAAATGGAGAGACAAGGAATAGTTAAGTTAGTATCTAAGAATAGAAGAGTAGCCCTTTACGTGGCATCCTAA
- a CDS encoding TrmB family transcriptional regulator: protein MSNQLLDEMISRISKFASIFGISRSELKVYAFLLLNGKSTARDTSEKLNMSYTKVYSILSRLEGRGWIVKIAKRPTLYEAVPVKEVWLNIKGIIAAKLEQLEKDFIEPLSAFTFSSPYTVIIIPSKDIISAMKEYLVEKSQKYFIAISYQELLTDPVLELIKADSTKGETRVILSKGVKFPDIPSIQMKTIDSMFGSGIITSSSMLLIVKSGESLIGLSSSHRYFVEIATVYFNYLWDLH, encoded by the coding sequence ATGAGCAACCAACTCCTCGACGAAATGATAAGCAGAATATCGAAATTTGCCTCAATTTTCGGGATTTCCAGGTCTGAATTGAAAGTTTATGCTTTCCTTCTCTTGAATGGAAAATCCACAGCCAGAGACACCTCAGAGAAGCTTAACATGTCTTACACTAAGGTTTACTCAATTCTCTCTAGGTTAGAAGGAAGAGGATGGATAGTGAAAATAGCGAAGAGGCCTACCCTTTACGAAGCTGTTCCAGTGAAGGAGGTATGGCTTAACATAAAAGGCATAATTGCAGCGAAGCTAGAACAACTAGAGAAGGACTTCATAGAACCTCTTTCAGCGTTCACTTTCTCATCCCCTTATACTGTCATCATAATACCATCTAAAGATATTATAAGTGCAATGAAAGAATACCTGGTTGAGAAAAGCCAAAAGTACTTCATTGCGATCTCCTACCAAGAGCTCTTAACAGATCCTGTTTTAGAGTTAATAAAAGCCGATTCTACCAAAGGAGAGACGAGGGTAATACTATCGAAAGGTGTGAAATTCCCCGATATCCCTTCGATTCAGATGAAGACAATCGACTCTATGTTTGGAAGCGGGATAATAACCTCGTCCTCTATGCTTCTGATCGTGAAATCCGGAGAGTCTCTGATAGGGCTTTCTTCGAGCCATAGATACTTTGTAGAAATAGCGACTGTCTACTTCAATTACCTGTGGGACCTCCATTGA
- a CDS encoding ribbon-helix-helix domain-containing protein, producing the protein MKIITVKLPEQFLESIDELVNTGRYTNRSEVIRAALGDFIRKELWISE; encoded by the coding sequence ATGAAAATAATAACCGTAAAGTTACCCGAACAGTTCCTCGAGTCTATAGATGAGTTAGTTAATACCGGAAGATATACTAATAGGAGTGAAGTTATAAGGGCGGCATTGGGAGATTTCATACGAAAGGAGCTTTGGATCTCCGAATGA
- a CDS encoding tRNA (adenine-N1)-methyltransferase translates to MIKEGDLIVIWIDGRRIYLTKVDPKKRFSSDKGYIDMENVVGKDFGEKVQLSTGREAYILKPTPMDIYKGLKRPTQVLYPKDVAYILYLLGVSPGATVIEAGTGSGFMTISMAYFLGKESKIISYDVRQDTQNSARKNAEILGLGDRITFKIGDIRERIDETNVDAIFLDMPDPWNAIETSYASLSPSGSLVIFVPTVVQVEKTYLSMKDKFIDVHAEELMSREYQLKENAVRPKSIGVWHTGYLIYGRKLLKGD, encoded by the coding sequence ATGATAAAGGAAGGAGATCTGATTGTGATTTGGATCGATGGGAGGAGAATCTACCTGACCAAGGTTGACCCAAAGAAGAGGTTTAGCTCCGACAAGGGATATATAGACATGGAAAACGTGGTCGGAAAGGATTTCGGCGAAAAGGTTCAGCTTTCGACGGGTAGGGAAGCATACATCCTGAAACCTACTCCAATGGACATATACAAGGGTTTGAAGAGACCTACCCAAGTTCTATATCCTAAAGACGTTGCTTACATCCTTTACCTTCTAGGCGTATCCCCTGGAGCTACCGTAATTGAGGCTGGAACTGGATCGGGTTTCATGACAATTTCGATGGCATACTTCCTCGGAAAAGAATCAAAGATAATCTCTTATGACGTAAGGCAGGACACACAGAACTCGGCAAGGAAGAACGCTGAGATTTTAGGCTTGGGCGATAGGATCACGTTCAAGATAGGAGACATAAGAGAGAGAATAGATGAGACAAATGTAGACGCTATCTTCCTTGATATGCCAGACCCTTGGAACGCTATAGAAACTTCGTATGCCTCTCTTTCGCCTTCAGGCTCGCTTGTGATCTTTGTTCCTACCGTGGTGCAGGTCGAGAAAACATATCTCTCTATGAAGGATAAGTTCATTGACGTCCACGCTGAAGAGTTGATGTCTAGAGAATATCAGTTGAAGGAGAACGCCGTGAGGCCTAAAAGTATAGGAGTATGGCACACCGGGTACTTGATTTACGGAAGGAAATTGTTAAAAGGAGATTAA
- a CDS encoding V-type ATPase subunit, with amino-acid sequence MSAVNAYLHSVSRTIKTKILTRGDVGELLAEDDWKQVFNTLKEREYIDEIPSSLEEGERLILDRQIHMLEKLLGYSYNSKISKDIVSLYMYNLLLDEFKSIVASTINKRPLAMKFHRELERFKDGVPGSEEELRSAINGTIFGEAYSFASSYGYKNVTQLLSLLDLYFIDKLSMIVETLKGDWKMPARSIICGYQDYYALSVAVYQGITAKHLCQAKEDLIKDITSADYNEKGEALKRFEPAKSIPSKSPPEILSKLWNQARKEARKNSLNVFMGQTFSPIIVMATSEMLRLDLGDILSIVNGKRLKMDNSSIQEMISYDLV; translated from the coding sequence ATGAGCGCTGTAAATGCCTACCTACATTCAGTAAGCAGAACAATAAAGACCAAGATCCTTACTCGAGGTGATGTCGGAGAGCTCTTAGCTGAGGATGACTGGAAACAAGTTTTCAATACCCTAAAGGAAAGGGAATACATTGATGAAATCCCCTCTTCCCTTGAAGAAGGAGAAAGGTTAATTCTGGACAGACAGATACATATGCTGGAGAAACTTCTAGGTTATTCTTATAATTCTAAGATATCTAAGGATATAGTAAGTTTATATATGTATAATCTTTTGCTTGATGAATTCAAGAGTATTGTGGCTTCAACGATAAACAAGAGACCATTAGCTATGAAATTTCACAGGGAATTGGAGAGGTTTAAAGACGGTGTTCCAGGGTCTGAGGAGGAGCTTCGTTCTGCAATAAATGGAACAATATTTGGAGAAGCTTACTCTTTCGCCTCCAGTTATGGTTACAAGAACGTAACCCAGTTACTTTCCTTGCTGGATCTTTATTTCATAGACAAGCTCTCCATGATCGTGGAGACCCTTAAAGGGGACTGGAAGATGCCCGCTAGGTCAATAATATGCGGTTATCAAGATTATTACGCTTTGAGTGTGGCTGTGTATCAAGGAATCACGGCTAAACACCTATGTCAAGCCAAGGAAGATCTCATCAAGGACATAACAAGCGCGGACTATAATGAAAAAGGTGAAGCGCTAAAGAGATTCGAGCCAGCCAAGTCGATTCCCTCCAAGTCTCCTCCAGAGATCCTATCTAAACTTTGGAACCAAGCCAGAAAGGAGGCAAGAAAGAATTCTTTGAACGTCTTCATGGGTCAGACCTTCAGCCCCATAATTGTCATGGCCACCAGTGAGATGTTGAGGCTTGACCTAGGTGATATTCTATCCATCGTAAATGGAAAAAGGCTGAAGATGGATAATTCATCCATACAGGAGATGATCTCTTACGATCTGGTCTAA
- a CDS encoding aldo/keto reductase: MNFRKLSHTDDTVSEIGIGVWSLITDWWGADVSKAENVLLKAFNEGVNFFNTADMYGYGKGEEILGKLFETKRDRIVIATKIGYDFYHKKDSLKQSFEVDYLQFALKKSLERLKTDYVDVLMIHNPKMNVILNDDVLEFMKGAKEDGLAKSVGVALGPTLGWGEEGMKAIDRGYESLEYIYNLIEREPGETFLKNGEINHLIRVPHATDVLNEMKWPLSTSEKMHRSLKDNQWVLKAHERTKNLMKFCESKGITLSQLALLFILHERKVTSVFPNVSSEEELKTFLQVEEIEPLNDDDMKFLSDYYKRNYKDLNVESIGETIRYK; the protein is encoded by the coding sequence ATGAACTTCAGGAAGTTAAGTCATACCGATGATACTGTGTCTGAGATAGGTATCGGAGTATGGAGCTTGATAACCGACTGGTGGGGAGCTGACGTCTCCAAGGCAGAAAACGTGTTACTGAAGGCTTTCAACGAAGGAGTGAACTTCTTCAATACCGCTGACATGTACGGTTATGGAAAAGGGGAGGAGATTTTAGGTAAATTGTTCGAGACCAAGAGAGATAGGATAGTGATAGCTACAAAGATAGGTTACGATTTTTATCACAAGAAAGATTCGTTGAAACAGAGTTTCGAAGTCGATTACCTTCAATTCGCATTGAAGAAATCCCTCGAGAGGTTGAAAACTGACTACGTCGATGTTCTTATGATACATAACCCCAAGATGAACGTGATACTAAACGACGACGTCCTAGAGTTCATGAAAGGGGCGAAGGAGGACGGATTAGCGAAGAGTGTAGGCGTAGCACTGGGTCCTACTCTAGGGTGGGGGGAAGAAGGTATGAAAGCGATAGACAGAGGATATGAAAGTCTAGAGTACATATACAACTTAATTGAGCGGGAACCCGGTGAGACTTTCCTAAAAAATGGTGAAATAAATCACCTAATTAGGGTTCCTCACGCTACGGATGTACTCAATGAAATGAAGTGGCCTCTTTCTACCTCAGAGAAAATGCACAGATCCTTAAAGGATAACCAGTGGGTTCTGAAGGCACATGAGAGAACTAAAAATTTGATGAAGTTCTGTGAGTCAAAAGGAATAACGCTGTCTCAACTTGCCCTCTTATTCATTTTACACGAGAGAAAAGTGACCTCTGTTTTCCCTAATGTGTCCAGCGAGGAAGAACTCAAAACCTTCCTTCAGGTCGAGGAGATAGAACCTTTAAACGACGACGATATGAAGTTCCTTTCAGATTATTACAAGAGAAACTATAAGGACCTTAACGTGGAAAGTATAGGAGAGACTATCCGTTATAAGTGA
- a CDS encoding XTP/dITP diphosphatase: MKTIKLITGNEGKFKEMNEIAEGKGVKLEWINCPKVEVQADTIEEISLHSAIDSFLSFRSPLIVDDSGLFVDALNGFPGPYTKFVRKTIGIEGMLRLLSNVKRREANFETVITFTDGKKTLTFHGDVEGKISEEAKGVRGFGFDPIFIPNGSDKTFAEMEISEKNKYSHRARAFLKFLDFFLTYNG, from the coding sequence ATGAAGACGATTAAGCTGATCACGGGGAACGAGGGCAAGTTCAAGGAAATGAATGAAATAGCCGAAGGGAAAGGCGTGAAACTGGAGTGGATAAACTGTCCTAAAGTCGAGGTTCAAGCAGATACCATAGAGGAGATATCCCTCCACTCTGCAATAGACTCCTTCTTAAGTTTCAGGTCTCCTTTGATAGTTGACGACAGTGGTCTTTTCGTGGACGCCTTGAATGGATTTCCTGGACCTTATACCAAGTTTGTGCGTAAAACTATAGGCATAGAAGGTATGCTGAGGTTACTCTCTAACGTGAAAAGAAGGGAAGCTAATTTTGAGACCGTAATAACTTTTACAGATGGTAAAAAAACTCTCACGTTTCACGGCGATGTGGAGGGCAAAATAAGTGAGGAAGCTAAGGGCGTAAGAGGATTCGGTTTCGATCCAATTTTCATACCTAACGGCTCAGATAAAACCTTCGCTGAAATGGAAATTTCAGAGAAGAATAAATATTCGCATAGAGCCAGGGCTTTCCTCAAGTTCTTAGACTTCTTCCTCACTTATAACGGATAG
- a CDS encoding Kae1-associated kinase Bud32, whose translation MEKLKVLKRGAESIIYEGYFLGYRAIFKERRSKPYRDPSLDKKINTERTMMEAHFIYNALKIGVNTPAIFYIDKESNTLVLEYIDGVTVRETDCKDEVTRKMGEYIALLHMHGIAHGDVNPNNFIVNEKGELFLIDFGLAKRTDDIEDFGTDIEVFYRSLETMKPDVRDKLISTFMEGYSDVAGKERAFSVLDAARRIRSRGRYVSREERKKYVFDYEDD comes from the coding sequence ATGGAGAAGCTGAAAGTGTTGAAGAGAGGTGCAGAATCCATCATTTATGAAGGGTATTTCCTAGGTTACAGAGCTATATTTAAGGAGAGAAGATCTAAACCTTACAGAGATCCATCCTTGGACAAGAAAATTAACACAGAGAGAACCATGATGGAAGCACATTTCATCTACAATGCCTTAAAGATAGGAGTTAATACACCTGCAATTTTCTATATAGACAAGGAGAGCAATACCCTAGTGTTGGAATACATAGACGGAGTCACGGTAAGAGAAACCGATTGTAAAGATGAGGTAACCAGGAAAATGGGAGAATATATAGCATTACTCCACATGCATGGCATAGCTCACGGTGACGTAAATCCCAATAATTTCATTGTGAATGAGAAAGGAGAGCTGTTTCTGATTGATTTCGGGTTAGCGAAAAGAACAGACGATATAGAGGACTTCGGGACCGACATAGAAGTTTTCTATCGTTCACTTGAGACGATGAAACCCGATGTAAGGGACAAACTGATCTCCACGTTCATGGAAGGATACTCTGACGTGGCGGGGAAGGAGAGGGCCTTCTCTGTTCTTGACGCCGCTAGGAGGATAAGATCGAGGGGAAGATATGTAAGTAGAGAGGAAAGAAAGAAATACGTGTTTGACTATGAAGACGATTAA
- the kae1 gene encoding KEOPS complex N(6)-L-threonylcarbamoyladenine synthase Kae1, with amino-acid sequence MLVLGIESTAHTFGVGIVRDEDPYILANERDTYVPKEGGMKPTDLLSHHASVAPSVMRSALRKASISMNDVDYIAFSMGPGIGPALRVGATVARALSLRYGKPLVPVNHGIGHIEIGFLTTKVKDPLVLYLSGGNTQIITLYKGRFRVFGETLDIALGNLMDTFSRDAGLAPPYIINGRHVIDLCAEKGNKIIDFPYVVKGQDMSYSGLLTAAENALKNNDIGDVCLTLREVAFDMLLEATERALALSGKREILIVGGVAASGSLRNKFEALGKDWGVEIKVVPSEFSGDNGAMIAYAGMLEAKAGITVDVDKSQVRPRWRVDEVEAKWRS; translated from the coding sequence ATGCTAGTTTTAGGCATTGAGTCCACAGCTCATACTTTTGGAGTAGGAATAGTAAGGGATGAAGACCCTTATATCCTAGCTAATGAAAGGGACACTTACGTACCTAAAGAAGGTGGGATGAAACCTACAGACCTTCTCTCCCATCATGCTTCTGTAGCCCCGTCAGTCATGAGGTCTGCTTTGAGGAAGGCATCCATAAGCATGAATGACGTAGATTACATCGCGTTCTCTATGGGACCCGGTATAGGTCCAGCACTCAGGGTTGGAGCTACCGTGGCTAGGGCATTGTCATTGCGTTATGGTAAGCCGTTAGTTCCTGTCAACCATGGAATAGGACATATAGAGATAGGTTTCCTTACTACGAAAGTGAAGGACCCCCTGGTTCTTTACTTGTCAGGAGGTAACACCCAGATAATAACCCTTTACAAGGGCAGATTCAGGGTTTTCGGTGAGACTCTAGACATAGCTTTGGGAAATCTCATGGATACCTTCTCTAGGGACGCAGGCCTAGCTCCTCCTTACATAATAAACGGAAGACATGTTATAGATCTATGCGCTGAGAAAGGGAACAAGATAATAGATTTCCCCTACGTTGTCAAGGGACAGGACATGTCTTATTCAGGGCTTCTGACTGCCGCAGAGAACGCCTTGAAGAACAACGATATAGGAGATGTTTGTTTAACGTTAAGGGAAGTTGCTTTCGATATGCTATTGGAAGCCACTGAGAGGGCCCTAGCCTTATCTGGAAAGAGGGAGATCCTGATAGTTGGAGGAGTCGCTGCTAGTGGAAGCTTAAGGAACAAGTTTGAAGCTTTAGGGAAGGACTGGGGAGTGGAGATAAAAGTTGTCCCTTCGGAGTTCTCAGGCGACAATGGGGCCATGATAGCTTACGCGGGAATGTTAGAAGCTAAGGCCGGAATCACAGTTGATGTGGATAAGTCCCAGGTCAGGCCCAGATGGAGGGTAGACGAGGTAGAGGCTAAATGGAGAAGCTGA
- a CDS encoding 30S ribosomal protein S27ae: MPKKEGGTKAVVRLYYEVQGEQIKLKNKKCPRCGSIMAHHIKPVERWSCGKCKYTEFVGRKGK, translated from the coding sequence ATGCCTAAGAAGGAAGGAGGTACTAAGGCCGTCGTAAGGCTCTATTACGAGGTTCAAGGAGAACAGATAAAATTAAAGAACAAGAAATGTCCTAGATGCGGAAGCATAATGGCACACCACATCAAGCCAGTAGAAAGGTGGTCTTGCGGAAAGTGTAAATACACAGAATTCGTAGGAAGGAAAGGTAAGTAA
- a CDS encoding 30S ribosomal protein S24e produces the protein MKVKLSEKAEGVVEKRVKNDVVGREELTLRIYHIGSSTPSRKELKNAVASLLQTKENLVVVRRVDTPYGAGYSLARVHVYNSEDIMKKMERKHILDRDAGTKSKKGGKSNA, from the coding sequence ATGAAGGTCAAGTTGTCAGAAAAAGCTGAAGGTGTAGTCGAAAAGAGAGTGAAGAACGACGTAGTAGGAAGAGAAGAGCTAACGCTTAGGATATATCATATAGGTAGCTCCACTCCATCAAGGAAGGAGCTTAAGAACGCTGTTGCGTCACTTCTGCAAACTAAAGAGAACCTAGTTGTAGTAAGGAGAGTTGATACTCCTTACGGTGCAGGGTATAGTCTTGCTAGAGTTCACGTGTATAACTCAGAGGACATAATGAAGAAGATGGAAAGGAAGCACATACTTGATAGGGACGCCGGAACTAAGAGCAAGAAGGGTGGAAAGAGCAATGCCTAA
- a CDS encoding sulfide-dependent adenosine diphosphate thiazole synthase: MEQIRIKQVDEKKISQYIIKYTMEDWMSIVDSDVVIVGAGPSGMTAAYYLAKAGKKTVIFERRLSFGGGIGGGAMNFHKVVIETPANEIMEEVGVKMKEVEEGVFVVDTAEFMAKLGAAVVDAGAKIIHGVTVDDVIFREDPLRVAGVAVEWTSTQMSGLHVDPLFISAKAVLDATGHDSEIISVAARKLPELNIQIPGEKSAYSEIAEELVVMNSGKVAEGLYSSGMATAEVRGLPRMGPIFGAMLLSGRKVAEDIIHDIR, encoded by the coding sequence ATGGAACAGATTAGGATAAAGCAGGTTGATGAGAAAAAGATAAGTCAATACATCATAAAGTACACAATGGAAGATTGGATGAGTATTGTCGATTCAGACGTAGTAATAGTAGGAGCCGGTCCTTCGGGGATGACCGCTGCGTATTACTTGGCGAAGGCAGGCAAGAAGACGGTTATTTTCGAAAGGAGACTAAGTTTCGGTGGTGGAATAGGTGGAGGAGCAATGAACTTTCATAAGGTAGTCATAGAGACTCCCGCAAACGAGATAATGGAGGAAGTAGGCGTAAAGATGAAGGAAGTAGAGGAAGGTGTCTTCGTGGTAGACACGGCTGAGTTCATGGCTAAGTTGGGGGCTGCAGTAGTAGATGCTGGAGCTAAGATAATACACGGAGTGACTGTAGACGACGTAATATTCAGGGAGGATCCTCTGAGAGTGGCAGGGGTTGCAGTCGAGTGGACCTCAACCCAGATGTCAGGTCTTCACGTTGACCCGCTGTTCATTTCAGCTAAAGCAGTGTTGGACGCAACTGGTCATGACTCAGAAATTATTTCAGTAGCAGCAAGGAAATTACCAGAACTCAACATACAGATCCCAGGTGAGAAGTCAGCGTACAGCGAGATAGCTGAAGAGCTTGTTGTAATGAACTCAGGGAAGGTGGCAGAGGGGCTTTATTCATCTGGAATGGCAACGGCAGAAGTTAGGGGCCTTCCAAGGATGGGGCCGATATTCGGTGCTATGTTACTCTCCGGAAGGAAAGTGGCAGAAGACATTATCCACGACATCCGTTAG
- a CDS encoding UbiX family flavin prenyltransferase, whose product MDDGMAKETGTNKGREKGNEVTVAITGASGIIYGLRTVEELVKLGYRPMVILSREAEKVARIENGFDLRQKIGELASFFMEEEIDAPMSSSSYTVWTLGMAIIPCSVKSMAEIANGIASNLVSRAALNYVRTGGKLVLVVRETPLGAIELENALKLARLGVIFLPASPGFYTMPKSIDDMVNFVVGKTLDMLGIKHEIYNKWKGTRVL is encoded by the coding sequence ATGGATGACGGAATGGCTAAAGAGACAGGAACAAATAAAGGGAGGGAGAAAGGCAACGAAGTTACTGTAGCTATAACGGGAGCTAGCGGAATAATATATGGTCTGAGAACAGTAGAGGAGCTTGTAAAGTTAGGATACAGGCCCATGGTAATTTTATCGAGGGAAGCAGAGAAGGTGGCTAGAATAGAGAACGGTTTCGATTTGAGGCAGAAAATAGGTGAACTCGCTTCCTTCTTCATGGAGGAAGAGATTGACGCACCCATGTCGAGCTCAAGCTACACTGTCTGGACTTTAGGGATGGCTATAATACCCTGTAGCGTTAAAAGCATGGCTGAGATAGCGAACGGAATAGCATCAAACTTGGTCTCCCGTGCTGCTCTAAATTACGTAAGGACAGGAGGAAAGCTAGTTCTAGTAGTTAGGGAGACGCCCCTCGGTGCGATAGAGCTTGAAAATGCACTGAAGCTCGCCAGACTCGGCGTGATTTTCTTACCTGCTTCACCGGGTTTTTACACCATGCCTAAGAGCATTGATGACATGGTCAACTTCGTTGTAGGAAAAACTTTAGATATGTTAGGAATAAAACATGAAATTTATAATAAATGGAAAGGAACAAGAGTTTTATAA
- the endA gene encoding tRNA-intron lyase — MQGILLENRVVVVNIEDAREIYKKGFFGKPLGVPKPKGPEEVDRPLELSFVESLYLMENFGLEIVNLDGKKVTKDELTKHALATVDRFNVLYAVYSDLRKKKFIVRSGIKFGADFAVYTMGPGIEHAPFVVIALDINNEISPLELMSFGRVSHSTRKTLVLAMVDLKKELIKYTMFKWVKM, encoded by the coding sequence ATGCAAGGTATATTGCTGGAGAACAGAGTTGTGGTAGTTAACATAGAAGATGCAAGAGAGATTTATAAGAAAGGTTTCTTCGGTAAGCCTCTGGGAGTTCCTAAGCCAAAGGGACCTGAGGAGGTCGACAGGCCTTTAGAGTTATCCTTTGTGGAATCCTTATACCTAATGGAAAACTTTGGGTTAGAGATAGTCAACTTAGATGGGAAGAAAGTGACTAAGGATGAGCTGACTAAACATGCTTTGGCTACTGTAGATAGGTTCAATGTGCTTTACGCTGTGTACTCGGATTTAAGGAAAAAGAAGTTCATCGTTAGGTCTGGAATCAAGTTCGGAGCAGACTTCGCTGTTTACACGATGGGTCCGGGCATAGAGCATGCTCCTTTCGTAGTCATAGCGTTGGATATAAACAACGAGATATCTCCTTTAGAACTCATGAGTTTCGGCAGGGTATCTCATAGCACTAGGAAGACCTTGGTTCTAGCTATGGTAGATCTCAAAAAGGAACTCATAAAGTACACAATGTTTAAATGGGTAAAAATGTAA